In Flavobacterium endoglycinae, one DNA window encodes the following:
- a CDS encoding CYTH domain-containing protein has translation MLEIERKFLIKSDDFKEQAFAKNKIAQGYLSSIPERTVRVRIKGEKAFLTIKGIGHQGGMSRFEWENQIPIDEAVELLKLCEKGKIEKTRYEIKSGNHIFEVDEFYGENEGLIMAEIELQSETEDFDKPQWLGEEVTNDERYYNAYLSKNPFKNWAKE, from the coding sequence ATGCTCGAAATAGAAAGAAAGTTTCTTATAAAATCAGATGATTTTAAAGAACAAGCTTTTGCAAAAAATAAAATTGCACAAGGATATTTGAGTTCAATTCCGGAAAGAACAGTTCGTGTTAGAATCAAAGGAGAAAAAGCGTTTTTAACTATAAAAGGTATTGGACATCAGGGCGGTATGTCACGTTTTGAATGGGAAAATCAAATTCCAATTGACGAAGCTGTCGAATTGCTTAAACTCTGTGAAAAAGGAAAAATTGAGAAAACCCGATACGAAATTAAATCGGGTAACCACATTTTTGAAGTGGATGAATTCTACGGCGAAAACGAAGGTTTAATTATGGCCGAAATCGAACTTCAATCTGAAACAGAAGACTTTGATAAACCACAATGGCTGGGCGAAGAAGTTACCAATGACGAAAGATACTACAATGCCTATTTAAGTAAAAATCCTTTTAAAAATTGGGCAAAAGAATAA
- a CDS encoding YpdA family putative bacillithiol disulfide reductase, which yields MTDQYDLIIVGGGPIGLACAIEAQKKNLHYLIIEKGALVNSIFNYPLYMTFFSTAERLEIGDIPFNCLAPKPGRQEALEYYRNIHRYFNFKIHLFEKVTEIKKNQTSVFEVTTNKNSNKAKNVVIATGFYDIPITMNVKGEELSKVRHYYKEAHEYAFRNILVVGANNSSVDAALECWRKGANVTMVIRKNEINNRVKYWVKPDVENRIAEGSIKAYFQSNITEIRENEVEIETPEGKVTIENDFVLALTGYKPDLNFLEKMGIQLSDDELKIPVYNPETMETNVEGLFLAGVVCGGMQTHKWFIENSRIHANMIVDYITSK from the coding sequence ATGACAGATCAATATGATTTAATTATTGTAGGAGGCGGCCCTATTGGACTTGCTTGCGCAATAGAAGCACAAAAGAAAAATTTACATTACTTAATTATAGAAAAAGGCGCGCTGGTAAATAGTATTTTCAATTACCCACTGTATATGACCTTTTTTTCTACTGCTGAAAGACTTGAAATTGGAGATATTCCATTCAATTGTCTAGCACCAAAACCAGGCCGACAAGAAGCTTTAGAATACTATCGAAACATACACCGTTATTTTAATTTCAAAATTCATTTATTTGAAAAAGTAACAGAAATTAAGAAAAATCAAACTTCAGTTTTTGAAGTTACAACCAATAAAAATTCAAACAAAGCTAAAAATGTGGTTATAGCAACTGGTTTTTATGACATTCCGATTACAATGAATGTAAAAGGAGAAGAGCTTTCAAAAGTGCGTCATTACTATAAGGAAGCTCATGAATATGCTTTTAGAAATATTTTGGTTGTTGGAGCCAATAATTCATCTGTTGATGCAGCCTTGGAATGCTGGCGAAAAGGAGCAAACGTAACTATGGTGATTCGTAAAAACGAGATCAACAATAGAGTGAAATATTGGGTAAAACCCGATGTTGAAAACCGAATTGCCGAAGGAAGTATTAAAGCGTATTTTCAATCCAACATTACAGAAATAAGAGAAAACGAAGTGGAGATTGAAACGCCAGAAGGAAAAGTTACAATTGAAAATGATTTTGTTCTGGCCTTAACAGGCTACAAACCAGATTTGAATTTCTTGGAAAAAATGGGAATTCAGCTTTCTGATGATGAGCTAAAAATTCCGGTATATAATCCTGAAACTATGGAAACGAATGTCGAAGGTTTATTCTTGGCAGGTGTGGTTTGCGGTGGAATGCAGACACATAAATGGTTTATTGAAAACTCAAGAATCCATGCCAATATGATTGTGGATTATATTACTTCAAAATAA
- a CDS encoding protein adenylyltransferase SelO has translation MKSLKIHNRFTAELPADPETINEVRQVKNTLFSYVNPTKPSDPKLIHASEDVAAMVGISKEEINSEEFLNVFSGKEILSETQPYAMCYAGHQFGNWAGQLGDGRAINLTEVENKGQFYTLQLKGAGKTPYSRTADGLAVLRSSIREYLCAEAMYHLGVPTTRSLSLMLSGDQVLRDILYNGNPAYEKGAVVCRVAPSFIRFGSFEMLAARNELTNLKQFVEFTIKHYFPEITGEPKEQYLQFFQKVADTTRKMIVDWQRVGFVHGVMNTDNMSIHGITIDYGPYGWLEDFDPTWTPNTTDSQYRRYRYGNQPQIAQWNLYQLANALYPLINEAAPLEKILESFMTDFSADYKEMFLSKLGLFTSTETDNQLIDDLEINLQLTETDMTIFFRNLSLVEKSDFAPEAIEKIKYAFYKPEEFTGEVSEKWTKWFSEYLERLKAEELSDDERSQKMNRINPKYVLRNYMAQLAIDAADKEDYSLIDEFYKLLQNPYDEQPEYEKWFAKRPDWARSKVGCSMLSCSS, from the coding sequence ATGAAAAGTTTAAAAATACATAATCGTTTTACTGCTGAATTGCCTGCTGATCCTGAAACTATAAATGAAGTTCGTCAGGTAAAAAATACGCTGTTCTCGTATGTAAATCCAACAAAACCTTCTGATCCAAAGCTAATTCACGCATCAGAAGATGTAGCTGCAATGGTAGGGATTTCAAAAGAAGAAATCAATTCTGAAGAGTTTTTAAATGTTTTTTCTGGAAAAGAAATTCTTTCGGAAACACAACCTTATGCCATGTGTTACGCCGGACATCAATTTGGAAACTGGGCTGGACAATTAGGCGACGGACGCGCAATCAATTTAACGGAAGTTGAAAACAAAGGTCAGTTTTATACACTTCAGTTGAAAGGTGCCGGAAAAACTCCGTATTCCAGAACTGCCGATGGTTTGGCTGTTTTACGTTCTTCGATACGTGAATATTTATGTGCCGAAGCTATGTATCATTTGGGCGTTCCCACTACCCGATCGCTTTCGCTAATGCTTTCTGGAGATCAGGTTTTGCGTGATATTTTATATAATGGAAATCCAGCTTATGAAAAAGGTGCTGTGGTTTGTCGTGTTGCTCCTTCATTTATTCGTTTTGGAAGTTTTGAAATGCTGGCTGCTCGTAATGAACTTACAAATTTAAAGCAGTTTGTCGAGTTTACAATTAAGCATTATTTTCCTGAAATAACGGGAGAACCTAAAGAGCAATATCTACAGTTTTTTCAAAAAGTAGCTGATACTACTCGTAAAATGATTGTTGATTGGCAGCGAGTTGGTTTTGTCCATGGAGTAATGAATACTGATAATATGTCTATTCATGGAATCACAATTGATTACGGGCCATACGGATGGCTGGAAGATTTTGATCCGACTTGGACTCCGAATACAACTGACAGCCAATATAGAAGATATCGATATGGAAATCAGCCTCAAATTGCACAATGGAATTTGTATCAATTAGCCAATGCGCTTTATCCATTAATAAACGAAGCAGCACCGTTAGAAAAGATATTAGAATCTTTTATGACAGATTTTAGTGCTGACTATAAAGAAATGTTTTTAAGTAAATTAGGTTTGTTTACTTCAACTGAAACTGACAATCAGTTAATTGATGATTTAGAAATTAATCTGCAACTGACAGAAACTGATATGACAATCTTTTTTAGAAATTTAAGCTTGGTTGAAAAATCAGATTTTGCTCCAGAAGCAATTGAAAAAATCAAATATGCGTTTTATAAACCAGAAGAATTTACAGGTGAAGTTTCTGAAAAATGGACCAAATGGTTTTCTGAATATTTAGAAAGACTAAAAGCTGAAGAATTATCCGATGATGAGCGTTCACAAAAAATGAACCGAATCAATCCCAAATATGTACTTCGAAATTATATGGCGCAATTGGCCATCGATGCCGCCGATAAAGAAGATTATTCATTGATTGATGAATTTTACAAACTTTTACAGAATCCATACGACGAACAACCGGAATACGAAAAATGGTTTGCCAAACGACCAGATTGGGCAAGATCTAAAGTAGGCTGTTCCATGCTTTCTTGTAGTTCTTAA
- the msrA gene encoding peptide-methionine (S)-S-oxide reductase MsrA, protein MENLSTATFGGGCFWCIEAVIQRLDGIKSIKSGYSDGFIKNPAYREVCTGRTGHAEVIQVTFDPDIISYHDLIFIFMTSHDPTTLNRQGGDSGTQYRSIVLYHDDAQKEIAEQVFKEVQPAYIDPIVTQLKPFEVFYEAEDYHQNYYNNNQEAGYCQVVIDPKIQKLKKMYADRLIG, encoded by the coding sequence ATGGAAAATTTATCAACGGCCACTTTTGGTGGTGGATGTTTTTGGTGTATTGAAGCTGTAATCCAGCGTTTAGACGGAATTAAATCAATAAAATCTGGTTATTCAGATGGTTTTATAAAAAATCCAGCGTATCGCGAAGTCTGCACCGGCCGAACAGGACACGCAGAAGTAATTCAGGTAACTTTTGATCCTGACATAATTTCATATCATGACTTGATTTTTATTTTTATGACAAGCCACGATCCAACAACTTTAAATCGTCAAGGCGGCGACAGTGGAACTCAATACAGATCAATCGTGTTGTATCATGATGATGCGCAGAAAGAAATCGCAGAACAAGTATTTAAAGAAGTACAGCCTGCGTATATTGATCCGATTGTAACACAATTGAAACCCTTTGAAGTTTTTTATGAAGCTGAAGACTATCATCAAAACTATTACAATAACAATCAGGAAGCTGGTTATTGTCAGGTTGTGATTGATCCGAAAATTCAAAAACTTAAAAAAATGTATGCCGATCGATTGATTGGCTAA
- a CDS encoding aminotransferase class V-fold PLP-dependent enzyme, with the protein MNSKNSTISLETYFQDFRQNIVGINQDFTSPFGKKKIIYTDWTASGRLYRPIEEKLLNQFGPFVANTHTETTVSGTAMTKAYHHARHIIKRHTNASHNDVLITDGTGMTGVVNKFQRILGLKIPENLKDFITVPAEKRPIVFISHMEHHSNQTSWLETIADVEIIPSCEKGLFCLDNLKDLLEKYSDRTIKIASITSCSNVTGIKTPFHEAAKLMHQYNGVCFVDFACSGPYVEIDMHPADPEAYLDAIFFSPHKFLGGPGTSGVLIFNKKLYNNMIPDCPGGGTVSWTNPWGEHKYIDNIEDREDGGTPGFLQVIKTALAIELKEEMGIENILQREHEIVDYVFSQLEPVENIKILAGQHKDRLGVVSFFIDDLHFNLGVKILNDRFGIQTRGGCSCAGTYGHYLLHVDQETSNKLVNEITIGDLIKKPGWIRMSIHPTTTDEEIAYVCNSIKELAENHQTWALDYSYNKNTNEFIHKNASSFEDELVESWFKS; encoded by the coding sequence ATGAATAGCAAAAATAGTACCATCAGTCTTGAAACTTATTTTCAGGATTTCAGACAAAATATTGTTGGCATAAATCAAGATTTTACTTCGCCATTTGGCAAAAAAAAGATTATTTACACGGATTGGACTGCCAGCGGAAGGCTTTACAGACCAATAGAAGAGAAGCTTTTGAACCAATTTGGACCTTTTGTAGCTAATACTCATACCGAAACTACGGTGTCAGGTACTGCCATGACAAAAGCGTATCATCATGCCAGACATATTATTAAACGCCATACCAATGCTAGTCATAATGATGTTTTAATTACTGATGGAACGGGAATGACAGGTGTGGTTAATAAATTCCAACGTATCTTAGGTTTAAAAATACCTGAGAATTTAAAAGATTTTATTACTGTTCCAGCAGAAAAAAGGCCAATTGTTTTCATTTCTCACATGGAGCATCACTCAAATCAGACTTCATGGCTGGAAACTATTGCCGATGTTGAAATTATTCCGTCATGCGAAAAAGGACTTTTCTGCTTAGATAATCTAAAAGATTTATTAGAAAAATACAGTGACAGAACGATTAAAATTGCTTCAATTACTTCATGCTCGAATGTAACGGGAATAAAAACACCATTTCATGAAGCAGCAAAATTAATGCATCAATATAACGGAGTTTGTTTTGTAGATTTCGCCTGCTCTGGTCCTTATGTTGAAATTGATATGCATCCTGCTGATCCTGAAGCGTATTTAGATGCAATTTTCTTTTCTCCTCATAAATTTCTTGGAGGCCCTGGAACATCTGGCGTTTTAATTTTCAATAAAAAATTATACAATAATATGATTCCTGATTGTCCAGGCGGTGGAACTGTAAGCTGGACGAATCCTTGGGGAGAACATAAATATATCGATAATATCGAAGATCGCGAAGATGGTGGAACTCCAGGATTTCTTCAGGTAATAAAAACGGCTTTGGCAATTGAACTGAAAGAAGAAATGGGAATTGAAAACATTTTACAGCGCGAGCACGAAATTGTAGATTATGTTTTTAGTCAATTAGAGCCAGTTGAAAATATTAAAATCTTAGCCGGACAGCATAAAGACAGGTTAGGAGTAGTTTCTTTTTTTATTGATGATCTTCATTTTAATTTAGGAGTTAAAATTTTAAACGATCGTTTCGGAATTCAAACTAGAGGCGGATGCAGCTGTGCGGGAACATACGGACACTACTTACTTCATGTTGATCAGGAAACGTCTAACAAACTGGTGAACGAAATAACAATTGGTGATTTGATTAAAAAACCGGGATGGATTAGAATGTCGATTCATCCAACAACCACAGACGAAGAGATTGCTTATGTCTGCAATAGCATTAAAGAATTAGCTGAAAATCACCAAACTTGGGCTTTGGATTATTCTTATAATAAAAATACAAACGAGTTTATTCATAAAAACGCAAGTTCGTTTGAAGATGAATTGGTAGAAAGCTGGTTTAAATCTTAA
- a CDS encoding nuclear transport factor 2 family protein: MNPNEALITKFYTAFANSDAKTMAECYHPKIHFIDPAFGLLKEEQVSKMWEMLLLKSKGNIKIEFFDVKADDFTGSAKWVATYNFSKTNRKVINKIGAEFVFQDGLIIKHTDSFDVWKWSKQAFGPMGYLLGWTGFFHKKIQEQALLSLKKYQEAK; this comes from the coding sequence ATGAATCCTAACGAAGCTTTAATTACAAAGTTCTATACCGCCTTTGCTAATTCTGATGCCAAAACGATGGCAGAATGTTATCACCCAAAAATTCATTTTATCGATCCGGCATTTGGTCTTTTAAAAGAAGAACAAGTGAGCAAGATGTGGGAAATGCTTTTATTAAAGAGTAAAGGAAACATTAAAATTGAATTCTTTGATGTAAAAGCAGATGATTTTACAGGTTCTGCAAAGTGGGTGGCGACTTATAATTTTAGTAAAACCAATCGAAAAGTAATTAATAAAATCGGAGCCGAATTTGTATTTCAAGATGGCTTAATTATCAAACATACAGATAGCTTTGATGTGTGGAAATGGTCAAAACAAGCCTTTGGACCAATGGGATATTTACTGGGATGGACAGGATTTTTCCACAAAAAAATTCAAGAACAGGCATTACTTTCCCTTAAAAAATACCAAGAAGCAAAATAG
- a CDS encoding peptidoglycan DD-metalloendopeptidase family protein has translation MKSLVSILKALPPSQIIDTSIDLSKYIPLDLSITNHELVESKPETSAEFERFIFNYMEVNNAEVAYGGYIEGRNLYKRSTIFKNDSVPERNIHIGLDLWAKEGTAVLSPLDGKVHSFQNNAGFGDYGPTIILEHEIENETFYTLYGHLSLESIENLTVGTTFKKGEKIASLGNSAVNGDYAPHVHFQIIKNLQDKWGDYPGVCNTNDLNFYIENCPNPNLLLKIT, from the coding sequence ATGAAATCCCTTGTTTCTATTTTAAAAGCCTTACCACCTTCCCAAATTATTGACACTTCAATTGATCTTTCAAAATATATTCCGCTTGATTTATCTATTACCAATCACGAATTGGTAGAAAGCAAACCAGAAACTTCTGCAGAATTTGAGCGTTTTATTTTTAATTATATGGAAGTCAATAATGCTGAAGTAGCGTATGGCGGTTATATAGAGGGAAGAAATTTATATAAGAGAAGCACAATTTTTAAGAATGATTCGGTTCCAGAAAGAAATATTCATATTGGACTTGATTTATGGGCAAAAGAAGGAACTGCCGTTTTAAGTCCGCTTGACGGAAAAGTACACAGCTTTCAAAATAATGCCGGATTTGGCGATTACGGTCCGACCATAATTTTGGAACACGAAATTGAAAATGAAACTTTTTATACTTTATACGGACATTTATCGTTAGAAAGTATAGAAAACTTAACTGTTGGGACTACATTTAAAAAAGGCGAAAAAATTGCGTCTTTAGGAAATTCAGCCGTTAATGGAGATTACGCACCTCATGTCCATTTCCAAATCATAAAAAATTTACAGGATAAATGGGGTGATTACCCAGGTGTCTGCAATACAAACGATCTGAATTTTTATATAGAAAATTGTCCCAACCCTAACTTATTATTAAAAATAACTTAA
- a CDS encoding spermidine synthase, whose translation MIQKLLSYLIPIKIFKKKSARSKVIEVTWTNGELVLDTENTNYSYGSLQRILRYGLRNIGYDKILEMEHILLLGVAGGSVVKTLIDEIHYKGKITGVEIDPDMIQVANEYFNLNQIEQLEIVIDDAFEFVLKTKDKYDLIIIDIFEDINMPNFLFENFFSDRVCFHLKSGGFVLFNTMILDEAHNIRNRKYISEINPKLYTSKMLPRIEVHNELIIIEKVA comes from the coding sequence ATGATTCAGAAACTGTTAAGTTATCTTATACCTATAAAAATATTCAAAAAGAAATCAGCAAGAAGCAAAGTTATCGAAGTTACATGGACAAATGGTGAATTAGTTTTAGATACTGAAAATACAAATTATTCATACGGAAGCTTACAACGCATATTACGATACGGACTCAGAAATATTGGTTACGATAAAATTCTAGAGATGGAGCATATTCTGCTTTTGGGAGTTGCCGGCGGAAGTGTTGTCAAGACTTTGATCGATGAGATACACTATAAAGGTAAAATTACTGGAGTTGAAATAGATCCCGATATGATTCAGGTTGCCAATGAATATTTTAACTTAAACCAGATTGAACAGCTTGAAATTGTTATTGATGATGCTTTTGAATTTGTTTTAAAAACAAAGGATAAATATGATTTAATTATTATTGATATTTTTGAAGACATCAATATGCCGAATTTCTTGTTCGAGAATTTTTTTAGCGATCGTGTTTGCTTTCATTTAAAATCTGGTGGTTTTGTGTTGTTTAATACCATGATTTTGGATGAAGCGCACAATATTAGAAACCGAAAATACATATCCGAAATAAATCCTAAATTGTATACTTCAAAAATGCTTCCGCGAATTGAAGTACACAATGAATTAATAATTATTGAAAAAGTTGCTTAA
- a CDS encoding 1-acyl-sn-glycerol-3-phosphate acyltransferase, with translation MKKQLYKFIFYKLMGWKIVGLENAEVKKCILMVMPHTSNHDFYIGLFTRGISGLQMNWVGKKELFRFPFGYYFRNVGGEPLDRTGGLNKVDSIAAIFDRKEVFRLAVAPEGTRKGVTEIKTGFYYIALKANVPIVPVAFDWGKKEVNLGKPFYPTGNYNADWEILKQHYKGVLGKIPANGLVV, from the coding sequence ATGAAGAAACAATTATACAAGTTCATCTTTTATAAGCTAATGGGCTGGAAAATAGTGGGATTGGAAAATGCTGAAGTAAAAAAATGTATCCTAATGGTAATGCCGCATACCAGCAACCATGATTTTTATATTGGACTTTTTACTCGAGGTATCTCCGGATTGCAGATGAACTGGGTAGGAAAGAAGGAATTGTTTCGTTTTCCGTTTGGATATTATTTTAGAAATGTAGGCGGAGAACCACTTGATCGTACCGGCGGATTAAATAAAGTCGATTCTATAGCAGCGATTTTTGATCGAAAAGAAGTTTTTAGACTGGCTGTTGCTCCCGAAGGAACTAGAAAAGGTGTGACAGAAATTAAAACTGGTTTTTATTATATCGCACTTAAAGCGAATGTTCCTATTGTTCCAGTTGCTTTTGATTGGGGCAAAAAAGAAGTAAACTTAGGAAAGCCATTTTATCCAACAGGAAATTATAATGCCGATTGGGAAATTTTAAAACAACATTATAAAGGAGTTTTAGGAAAAATACCTGCGAATGGGTTAGTGGTTTAA
- a CDS encoding helix-turn-helix domain-containing protein — MVNIDDFVKRLEIILDYYGLNASSFADKIGVQRSSMSHLLSGRNKPSLDFVMKIMEVFPDVDLYWILNGKGNFPKTDDIKETEKVVSPISSNENFGDTNLFSQLDYEIEKPVIKKTDEVKRTNISFEEDEIEKIVIFYKNGTFKAYVP; from the coding sequence ATGGTAAACATCGATGATTTTGTAAAAAGACTGGAAATTATACTCGATTATTATGGACTAAATGCTTCTTCTTTTGCTGATAAAATTGGCGTGCAAAGATCAAGTATGTCTCACCTGCTCTCTGGAAGAAATAAACCAAGTCTTGATTTTGTTATGAAAATAATGGAAGTTTTTCCGGATGTTGATTTATATTGGATTCTAAATGGTAAAGGGAATTTTCCTAAAACAGATGACATTAAAGAAACTGAAAAAGTTGTCTCTCCTATTTCTTCAAATGAAAATTTTGGAGACACCAATTTATTTTCTCAATTGGATTATGAAATTGAAAAGCCAGTTATTAAAAAAACCGACGAAGTAAAAAGAACCAATATTAGTTTTGAAGAAGACGAAATAGAAAAAATTGTAATTTTCTACAAAAACGGAACTTTTAAGGCATATGTACCATAA